A stretch of the Ctenopharyngodon idella isolate HZGC_01 chromosome 14, HZGC01, whole genome shotgun sequence genome encodes the following:
- the LOC127494344 gene encoding microfibril-associated glycoprotein 4-like: MIVLLCLSAVFPVLMRTEVVKSDCFLATDCSDVYSSGKSSSGVYTIFSIDGPVQVYCDMVPRGESQSKGHWTVILRRMDGEVNFFRPWDSYKRGFGNKEGEYWLGLEFIHLLTRRNRYKLRVDLEDFDGTKAYAVYESFSVDSEADGYKLHVSGFIDGGAGDSFSYQNGMKFSTFDKDQDLRKDGSCALKYSMGGFWYNNCDHTNPTGLYLWGKEDGASVISTNWYYWKKNWKSLKAITMKITHVM, translated from the exons ATGATT GTGTTGCTGTGTTTGTCCGCGGTGTTTCCCGTGTTGATGAGGACTGAAGTGGTCAAATCTGATTGCTTTCTTGCCACTGACTGCTCTGATGTTTATTCAAGTGGGAAAAGCAGCAGTGGTGTGTACACCATCTTCTCAATAGATGGACCGGTGCAGGTCTACTGTGACATGGTCCCCAGAGGAGAAAGTCAAAGCAAAGGCCACTGGACG GTGATTCTCAGGCGAATGGACGGTGAGGTGAATTTCTTTAGGCCATGGGACAGTTATAAACGGGGTTTTGGTAATAAAGAAGGCGAATACTGGCTGG gTTTAGAGTTTATTCACTTGCTGACACGCAGGAATCGGTATAAACTGAGAGTAGATCTGGAGGACTTTGATGGGACGAAGGCTTACGCTGTGTACGAGTCCTTCTCTGTGGATTCTGAGGCTGATGGGTACAAACTGCATGTCAGCGGCTTTATAGATGGAGGAGCAG GTGACTCTTTCAGTTACCAAAATGGAATGAAATTCTCCACCTTTGACAAAGACCAAGACCTTCGGAAAGATGGCTCCTGTGCTTTAAAATATTCTATGGGAGGGTTTTGGTACAACAATTGTGATCACACAAACCCCACTGGTCTGTATTTGTGGGGGAAGGAGGATGGCGCTTCGGTTATTTCGACCAACTGGTACTACTGGAAGAAAAACTGGAAATCTCTGAAGGCCATCACCATGAAGATCACACATGTGATGTAG